A genomic window from Methylorubrum extorquens includes:
- the msuE gene encoding FMN reductase has product MPARIVAFSGNTHRPSRTRTLVEAVAAELSRQRPIDLKVYDLVDAGTGIAVASRSALPLPAARIVEAIETADALIIGSPVYKGSYAGLFKHLIDFVAPEALIGKPVVLTATGGGPRHALVVEHSLRPLFGFFSAQTAPTAVYAGDTEIVEGRVADEIVRTRVAQAAAELARLLDVAQAASAPLAAAAAR; this is encoded by the coding sequence ATGCCCGCACGGATCGTTGCCTTCTCCGGCAACACGCACCGCCCCTCCCGCACCCGCACCCTCGTCGAGGCGGTCGCTGCCGAATTGTCGCGCCAGCGCCCGATCGACCTGAAGGTCTACGATCTCGTCGATGCGGGCACCGGCATCGCGGTTGCAAGCCGTTCGGCCCTGCCGCTGCCGGCGGCACGGATCGTCGAGGCGATCGAGACGGCCGACGCGTTGATCATCGGCTCGCCGGTCTACAAGGGCAGCTATGCGGGGCTGTTCAAGCACCTGATCGACTTCGTCGCCCCCGAGGCGCTGATCGGAAAGCCGGTGGTGCTCACCGCGACCGGTGGCGGGCCGCGCCACGCGCTGGTGGTCGAGCACAGCTTGCGCCCGCTCTTCGGCTTCTTCTCGGCACAGACCGCGCCGACTGCGGTCTATGCCGGCGACACCGAAATCGTCGAGGGCCGGGTCGCCGACGAGATCGTGCGAACCCGCGTGGCGCAGGCCGCCGCCGAACTCGCCCGGCTCCTCGACGTCGCGCAGGCCGCCTCGGCGCCGTTGGCGGCGGCCGCAGCACGCTGA